TCTTGAACACCACATCATCATCCCACCTGCAAACCACACATGTCCAGCAAGATTAGGCACACCAGAACCCCCTTGTAATTCCTATTACGTTACATGGTAGGAGAAGCTGCTAACCATCAGCATCTTTACCTTCTCTTAACACTGAAGGAGCCGGGATTGTTGATATTAATCAAAGGGTTTCCCCGCATCAGTTCAGCCTCCTTCATCTTGGCCTCCTCTTCTGCTTGTTGCCGCTCCTGCAAATCAATCATTTCCAATCATGCTTCCAAACCCTAAATGTACACCACACTGAAATATCACAATAGAGATACAAAAACAACAAACCTTTCTAAGCTTCTCCTcggctctttctttctttatcctCTCAAGCTCTGCCATTAGAGCTTCAgtgtcgtcgtcatcgtcatcgtcatcttcATCGCTGAATAGATTTTTGATATTCAATGTGTAAGCGCAACAAAAGATAGTGAAGTGGTAGCGTACTAAATTATGAGGAACACAAGCTCAACGAAAGAAAAAATTTGATATTGCCTTATTTTATCCGCCCAGCAGCCTGATCACAGGAAATTTAACGTGCTAGTATGCTAAGCAATGCACACCAGTGGAGGTTTACTGAATGTGacatagaaaataaaaacaCATGAACGAGAAGAATCCCAGCAGCATCTCACAAGTGCAAGGTTTATAAATCACTCTAACACTCAGAAGGAAAATGGTACAGACCTTTCATCATCGCTTTTAGGCTCCACATCGGAGTCATCTGCATCAATTTCTCGTGGGACTATCTTATCCTCAGCATCTCTCTTTGACCCTATGACTTACAGCAAGAAAGGAATAAATCAATCACTAAGCCACAACATAAACAGATATTGATGCAGCACTCGTTCCACCAACCTTCTAAGAGTAGCTGGCTTGAACTTTTCCGCAGGTCTCTCTCTTCTGCAGGTAATAAGATGCACTTGTTATGGATTGTACACACCCCAGTTACAAACTTCCACTTCACAATTAGATGACCATCTAAAGCAGAAAACCAACTAAAAGAGACAGAGAAAGTAGGCATACCAGCATAGGACTTATCCTTGGAAGAGTAATGCTTGCGCTCACGTTCCTCAAGTTCCTCCCTGAGGTTCCTCTTCTGTAACTCCTCTGTGGTCTGCTGCCCCTCTTTCCTGTACACATGGGAGCAAATAGTGAGTCATAGAGGGACAAACCTCAGGCTGACATATTGGGAACGAAAGGTTTAGGCAGAGTGGCAGACAACCGGAGAGACTATTATAATGAAAAAGGAATATTTTAAACCCGTCCGAGGAGATTAGTTGTGATTCACAGATGCTAACAGGGAACATATACGTATACATATTTGTAAACAGTACACTGGTGGTGATGAAATTTCCTTTGCCATGCCTTGAGAAGCAAAGGAAGCAATTTGGATTTGTAAATGCTTAGTTGATTACATATTTTCCTTCACTGCCCTTTCTCAAAAGGCTGGCATGATCAATCTACAGGTGCCAAGAAATCGGCAACCTTTCCAGATTTTAGAACATTTGAGAGCTCCTATTGGCTGCCCAATGGagattattattattttctGATGTGTTGGGGGCAATTGGACCACTAGAAATGGTTTCATTTTTTAATTCAAGAAACATTTCTACTCTCAAGTGTGCAGGGGCACCTACAAGCATTGATTCACAAGGGTTATCGATCATGCGAAGAAATATTCTCTTTTCCCCAAATTTCAGAGTGGCTAGAGGCTTTACTATAACTCCTTTTTTCTTATGCTTTTTGGTTTTCTATCCTTTGAATTCTTAGTCCCTTGTAACCCTATTTTTATTAGTATATATTAGTCAGCAGGGTGCTTGCCCCTCCTGCTTATAATTGGAAATACCCTCCTGTTTATAATTGGAAAAGGTTTGCTAGGTTGATTATGACCCGATTACCACATGTCCATTGTAGAATTGAGTAGGCATATAGAAGTTTGTGTTTTGAGCCTTAATTTCATAGCAAGACGGATACACGAGTTACTAGGTTAATATTAAGAAAACTCGACCACGTATAAAACAGTAGGTGTCCCTATTCGATTTGCACATGAAATCCAAATTACATGGCGCAGCCAGAATGATCATCAGATGCGGTGCACGTGCATGCTGCTGCCCGCAAGCAATCaggtggaggaaaaaaaaaaggttactGAGCAACAAGTCAAGGGAGATTAATCACTCTATAATCACGATAGGATTGGCAGCCACAGCTAGGCAGGCAAGGGTTGGACGGCAATTGCTTGGCTTGGCCATTATATCGCGCCGCGATCGAATACATCGCCCTAATAATCGTGAAATCGCCGCAAATCAGAAGTCTCCTTGGAACAAACCCTAGTTATTTCCCCTTTCTTCAGTCGAGCAGAGCTACACGCAGGCAGAGGTTAACGACAAAATCTCGGCCAGATCTCTACACAAGGAACCAATCCGTAGAGAAGATGGTACGATTCcatggaaggaaggaaggaaggaaggattAGGGCCATACCTGGGCTTGAGGGAGGTGTGTGCGGCGAGGTCGCGCGAGGAGTACTTCTGGGAGGGGCCGAAGATTCGGGTGCCCCCCTGCTCGTTGCCGCCCTTGGCCGGCGCCCAGgtgggccgcgccgccgtcgtcatctCAGGTAGCTCCTTGGCGTGGAAACCCTAGGCGGCAGGTAAAGCTGGGGGCTGCTTCGGTTTGTGTTGTGTTCTGGCGGatgcgaggcgaggcgaggaagACGCGGTCGGGTAGGCTGCGGCGGCTGGCCCGGATATTTGCGGCAAAGCCCCTGGGCAAGTCTGGTATTTGCTGTTGAAGTCCTCCTTTTTTCTAGCCTCGACACCTCACAATAGTCCACGTGGCCCCTACTTTTATTTTACTACTTTATTTTCATTAACGCACCTAGTGTAGTATCTGAACGTATACGCAAACACACGCTAAATCCATACACCCCCCGCACACCCCTGTGTGCACGCTAGATCTACAAACTATACACAAACAATATTCTTTCGGAAATCGACCAAGTCGCACAGTGCGGTAACAGGCACGTCACATTTATTACTGTGACTCCACATATATGTCCATGTGCAAAATTAAATTCGAAATAAGTCCTTTTTAGGTTTTTTTAAGATGGATGGAGAAAGGTGGTGTACTTGAGCTGTCAAAAGCACAGGATGCAGAGGCTTCCgatgtttgagattcgtgcggcCGATCTCCTTCCGGTAGCTCGGGACGATGGTGCCACCACTCTCACGCGCTGGCGAGGAGTAAGCTAAGGAGGGGCGGGATACGGCCGGGGTGGTGGTCTAGGCGGTGGAGGGGTTAGGGTTCGGAGTTGCTAGGGGTGGGGGATCGAATGGTTGACGGTTATAGAAGAGGAAAGGATGGGGACGGCATGGAGgtctggcggtggtggcaggtTGGCCGGTGGCAGAGGTGAGGCGGtgcgg
Above is a genomic segment from Setaria viridis chromosome 4, Setaria_viridis_v4.0, whole genome shotgun sequence containing:
- the LOC117853790 gene encoding uncharacterized protein isoform X2, producing MTTAARPTWAPAKGGNEQGGTRIFGPSQKYSSRDLAAHTSLKPRKEGQQTTEELQKRNLREELEERERKHYSSKDKSYAEERDLRKSSSQLLLEGSKRDAEDKIVPREIDADDSDVEPKSDDESDEDDDDDDDDTEALMAELERIKKERAEEKLRKERQQAEEEAKMKEAELMRGNPLININNPGSFSVKRRWDDDVVFKNQARGETKTPKRFINDTIRSDFHRKFLQRYMK
- the LOC117853790 gene encoding uncharacterized protein isoform X1 — its product is MTTAARPTWAPAKGGNEQGGTRIFGPSQKYSSRDLAAHTSLKPRKEGQQTTEELQKRNLREELEERERKHYSSKDKSYAEERDLRKSSSQLLLEVIGSKRDAEDKIVPREIDADDSDVEPKSDDESDEDDDDDDDDTEALMAELERIKKERAEEKLRKERQQAEEEAKMKEAELMRGNPLININNPGSFSVKRRWDDDVVFKNQARGETKTPKRFINDTIRSDFHRKFLQRYMK